In Mobula birostris isolate sMobBir1 chromosome 12, sMobBir1.hap1, whole genome shotgun sequence, one genomic interval encodes:
- the gpr52 gene encoding G-protein coupled receptor 52, with protein sequence MNHSTTEWNSRSLSNTSANLSNHHACPLGFGYNDMVDVCVLETVIIVLLTVLIIVGNLTVIFVFHCAPLLHHYTTSYFIQTMAYADLLVGVSCLVPALSLLHYSTGMQESLTCQVFGYTISVLKSVSMACLACISIDRYLAITKPLSYSQLVTPCRLRICIILIWIYSGTVFLPSFFGWEKPGYHGDIFEWCATFWETNAYFTGFIVCLLYAPAAFIICFTYFHIFKICRQHTKEINERRARFPSQEVESAEGSPSPDRRYAMVLFRITSVFYVLWLPYIVYFLLESSRVLESPSLSFVTTWLAISNSFCNCLIYNLSNSVFRLGLRRLWETLCSLSRCFGDESLRDPIPRKRAHSCSI encoded by the coding sequence ATGAACCACTCCACGACTGAATGGAATTCCAGGAGCCTGAGCAATACCTCAGCCAACTTATCCAATCACCACGCTTGCCCTCTCGGCTTTGGCTACAACGACATGGTTGATGTATGTGTTTTGGAGACTGTGATTATTGTGCTGTTGACAGTCCTGATCATTGTGGGGAATCTGACAGTCATCTTTGTGTTCCACTgtgcccctctccttcaccattacaccaCCAGCTATTTCATCCAGACGATGGCCTATGCCGACCTGCTGGTAGGGGTAAGCTGCTTGGTTCCTGCTCTCTCCCTCCTTCACTACTCCACAGGTATGCAAGAGTCCCTGACCTGCCAGGTGTTTGGGTACACCATTTCAGTGTTGAAAAGCGTTTCTATGGCATGCCTAGCATGCATCAGTATTGACCGTTACCTTGCCATTACCAAACCATTGTCCTACAGCCAGCTGGTAACTCCATGCCGCCTTAGGATCTGTATCATTCTTATATGGATTTACTCTGGGACAGTGTTCTTGCCCTCATTCTTTGGATGGGAGAAACCCGGATATCATGGAGACATCTTTGAATGGTGTGCCACCTTTTGGGAAACTAATGCGTACTTCACAGGCTTTATAGTCTGCTTGTTATATGCCCCAGCAGCCTTCATTATCTGTTTCACCTACTTCCACATATTTAAAATCTGCCGGCAACACACCAAAGAAATCAACGAACGCCGTGCCCGATTCCCCAGCCAGGAGGTGGAATCTGCTGAAGGTAGCCCCAGCCCCGACCGGCGCTATGCAATGGTCCTGTTTCGGATTACAAGTGTCTTCTACGTGCTGTGGCTTCCCTACATTGTTTATTTCCTGCTGGAGAGCTCACGTGTGCTGGAAAGCCCTTCGCTGTCCTTTGTGACAACTTGGCTGGCCATCAGCAACAGCTTCTGCAATTGCCTCATCTACAACCTCTCAAACAGCGTCTTCAGGCTGGGATTACGGAGACTATGGGAGACCCTCTGCTCACTGAGCAGGTGTTTTGGAGATGAATCTCTGCGAGATCCCATACCCAGGAAAAGAGCTCATTCCTGCTCCATATGA